The following coding sequences lie in one Cloeon dipterum chromosome 1, ieCloDipt1.1, whole genome shotgun sequence genomic window:
- the LOC135936614 gene encoding uncharacterized protein LOC135936614: MPDTASNGAPYSASQQQQQQPPPLTRRRSNVPPQLPLSPSADLPKTTMPVSSSPPPSYEDVLAENRLVAAREAAAAASASAEACGCSEQARSSSTEKPVPTVGRTGPLQIQHKSSKALYRAVAAQWGLTCKMSDKCRCLDCQGRYFDCEFEQSEQEKTDGGLGASTPMFISDVMGGSIGCTLL; this comes from the exons ATGCCCGACACGGCCTCCAATGGAGCCCCCTACTCCGcctcccagcagcagcagcagcagccgccccCGCTCACCAGGCGGAGGAGCAACGTGCCGCCCCAGCTGCCCCTCAGCCCAAGCGCTGACCTTCCCAAGACCACTATGCCAGTGTCCTCGTCGCCGCCACCCTCTTACGAAGACGTTCTAGCAGAG AACCGTTTGGTGGCGGCAAGGGAGGCAGCAGCGGCCGCCAGTGCGTCGGCGGAGGCGTGCGGATGCTCCGAGCAGGCGAGAAGCAGCAGTACAGAGAAGCCCGTGCCCACCGTGGGTCGCACCGGCCCTTTGCAGATTCAGCACAAATCGAGCAAGGCACTCTACAGAGCCGTGGCTGCCCAGTGGGGTCTTACTTGCAAGATGAGTGACAAGTGTCGCTGCCTCGATTGCCAG GGTCGTTATTTCGACTGCGAATTTGAGCAGAGCGAGCAGGAGAAGACGGACGGCGGACTGGGGGCTAGCACCCCGATGTTCATATCCGACGTGATGGGTGGCTCTATCGGCTGCACACTACTCTAG
- the LOC135936624 gene encoding uncharacterized protein LOC135936624 gives MLAGASAATAGPSGVRTVSGGPLGAPSAPDQSTLQQLARCAELRAREERLLREVAAALGHNEPRHATPTHRVNISEVEDLYLRCTSDSMYILDTSSDIQQQLGQQQPTEAEGTAEVPENYNHKRRSSTELYREAAAIWGLTCRMSDSCRCLDCQSRYFDCDFEDEERPPDLAAGGPILFDHVLNHPVTCSLL, from the exons atGCTGGCCGGCGCATCCGCGGCCACCGCTGGCCCCTCGGGGGTGCGCACGGTGAGCGGAGGCCCGCTGGGGGCACCGTCGGCCCCCGACCAGAGCACCTTGCAGCAGTTGGCGCGCTGCGCCGAGCTCAGAGCCAGGGAGGAGCGGCTGCTGCGCGAGGTGGCCGCCGCCCTCGGCCACAATGAGCCTCGCCATGCCACTCCCACCCACAGGGTCAACATTTCAG AAGTGGAAGACTTGTACCTGCGTTGCACCAGCGACTCGATGTACATTTTGGACACGTCGTCTGACATCCAG cagcagctgggccagcagcagccgacgGAGGCCGAGGGCACGGCCGAGGTGCCGGAAAACTACAATCACAAGAGGAGATCCAGCACGGAGCTGTACCGCGAGGCGGCGGCCATTTGGGGCCTCACGTGTCGCATGAGTGATAGCTGCAGATGCTTAGATTGTCAG AGCCGTTACTTTGACTGCGACTTCGAAGATGAAGAGCGGCCGCCTGACCTCGCCGCTGGTGGACCAATTCTGTTCGACCACGTCCTCAACCACCCTGTTACCTGCAGCCTGCTATAG